A DNA window from Pseudomonas sp. GD03919 contains the following coding sequences:
- the rsxA gene encoding electron transport complex subunit RsxA: MTELVLIMVSAILVNNFVLVQFLGLCPFMGVSKKIETAIGLSLATTFVLTLAAMCSYLVQQYVLKPLDLEFLRTISFILVIAVVVQFTEMVVNKTSPLLYRVLGIFLPLITTNCIVLGVALLNANKAEFTFITATANGFAAGLGFSLVLVLFAAMRERIAIADVPKSFQGAAIGMITAGLMSLAFMGFTGLIKL, from the coding sequence ATGACCGAACTCGTCCTGATCATGGTCAGCGCCATCCTGGTCAATAACTTCGTGCTGGTGCAGTTCCTCGGCCTGTGCCCGTTCATGGGCGTGTCGAAGAAGATCGAAACCGCCATCGGCCTGTCCCTGGCGACCACCTTCGTGCTGACCCTGGCCGCCATGTGCAGTTACCTGGTGCAGCAGTACGTGCTCAAGCCGCTGGACCTGGAATTTCTGCGCACCATCAGCTTCATCCTGGTGATCGCCGTGGTGGTGCAGTTCACCGAGATGGTGGTGAACAAGACCAGCCCGCTGCTCTATCGCGTGCTGGGCATTTTCCTGCCGCTGATCACCACCAACTGCATCGTCTTGGGCGTTGCCCTGCTCAACGCCAACAAGGCCGAGTTCACCTTCATCACCGCCACCGCCAATGGTTTCGCCGCCGGCCTGGGCTTCTCCCTGGTGCTGGTGCTGTTCGCCGCCATGCGTGAGCGCATCGCCATCGCCGACGTACCGAAATCCTTCCAGGGTGCGGCCATCGGCATGATCACCGCGGGCCTGATGTCGCTGGCGTTCATGGGCTTTACCGGGTTGATCAAGCTATGA
- a CDS encoding electron transport complex subunit E, with protein MSSYRDITLNGLWKNNPALVQLLGLCPLLGVSNSTVNALGLALASAVVLVCSNTAVSLVRGVVNTAVRLPAFVMIIAALTTCIELLMQAYTYELYQILGIFIPLITTNCVILGRADGFAAKHDPARAAYDGLMMGLGFGVVLVLIGAIRELLGTGALFANMHLLFGPIAAEWKLTLVQDYKGFLLAILPPGAFIVLGLLIAGKNRIDQIAAERAKAVAPEAPAQSRRVRVTGVIE; from the coding sequence ATGAGCAGCTATCGCGACATCACCCTCAACGGCCTGTGGAAGAACAACCCAGCGCTGGTGCAACTGCTTGGCCTCTGCCCGCTGCTGGGAGTCAGTAACTCCACGGTCAACGCCCTCGGCCTGGCCCTGGCCAGCGCCGTGGTGCTGGTATGCTCCAACACCGCCGTGTCACTGGTGCGTGGGGTGGTCAACACTGCCGTGCGCCTGCCGGCCTTCGTCATGATCATCGCCGCACTGACCACCTGCATCGAGCTGCTGATGCAGGCCTACACCTACGAGCTGTACCAGATCCTCGGCATCTTCATTCCGCTGATCACCACCAACTGCGTGATCCTCGGCCGCGCCGATGGCTTTGCCGCCAAACACGACCCGGCCCGCGCCGCCTATGACGGTCTGATGATGGGCCTGGGCTTCGGCGTGGTGCTGGTGTTGATCGGCGCCATTCGCGAGCTGCTCGGAACCGGTGCACTGTTCGCCAACATGCATCTGCTGTTCGGTCCGATTGCCGCCGAGTGGAAGCTCACCCTGGTGCAGGACTACAAGGGCTTTCTGCTGGCCATCCTGCCGCCGGGCGCCTTTATCGTCCTGGGCCTGCTGATCGCCGGCAAGAACCGCATCGACCAGATCGCCGCCGAGCGGGCCAAGGCCGTCGCGCCCGAGGCGCCGGCACAAAGCCGCCGGGTTCGCGTTACCGGAGTCATCGAATGA
- the dcd gene encoding dCTP deaminase codes for MSIKSDKWIRRMAQEHGMIEPFVERQVRGADASRVISYGVSSYGYDVRCADEFKVFTNIHSAIVDPKNFDEKSFVDIKSDVCIIPPNSFALARTVEYFRIPRDVLTICLGKSTYARCGIIVNVTPLEPEWEGHVTLEFSNTTNLPAKIYAHEGVAQMLFLQSDEACEVSYRDRGGKYQGQTGVTLPKA; via the coding sequence ATGAGCATCAAATCGGACAAGTGGATTCGCCGCATGGCCCAGGAACACGGGATGATCGAGCCGTTCGTGGAGCGCCAGGTACGTGGTGCGGACGCCAGTCGGGTGATCTCCTACGGCGTTTCCAGCTACGGCTACGACGTGCGTTGCGCCGACGAATTCAAGGTGTTCACCAATATCCACTCGGCTATCGTCGACCCGAAGAATTTCGACGAGAAAAGCTTCGTCGACATCAAGAGCGACGTCTGCATCATCCCGCCGAACTCCTTCGCCCTGGCGCGCACCGTCGAGTACTTCCGTATTCCGCGTGACGTACTGACCATCTGTCTGGGCAAGAGCACTTACGCGCGTTGCGGCATCATCGTCAACGTCACGCCGCTGGAGCCGGAGTGGGAAGGCCATGTGACCCTGGAGTTCTCCAACACTACCAACCTGCCGGCGAAGATCTACGCCCATGAAGGTGTGGCGCAGATGCTGTTCCTGCAGTCCGACGAGGCCTGTGAGGTGTCGTATCGCGATCGCGGTGGCAAGTACCAGGGGCAGACCGGTGTAACCCTGCCCAAGGCCTGA
- the apbC gene encoding iron-sulfur cluster carrier protein ApbC: MSAVTREAVEACLRQFTDPHLDQDPVSAGCLREVDIQGARVAVRLELGYAAGLFKNGWAQMLQMALENLDAVDSARVQVDCVIDSHQGQAQVPALAGVKNVIAVASGKGGVGKSTTAANLALALAREGARVGILDADIYGPSQGIMFGVAEGTRPQVKDQKWFVPLEAHGVQVMSMAFLTDDNTPMVWRGPMVSGALLQLITQTAWNDLDYLVVDMPPGTGDIQLTLAQKVPVAGSVIVTTPQDLALLDAKKGVEMFRKVHIPVLGVVENMAVHICSNCGHAEHLFGEGGGEKLAAQYGVELLASLPLSMAIRMQADDGKPTTIADPESQIAMIYQDLARKVGARIAQAGKPVMPSIEISED; the protein is encoded by the coding sequence ATGAGTGCCGTCACCCGCGAAGCGGTCGAAGCCTGTCTGCGTCAGTTCACCGACCCTCATCTCGATCAGGATCCGGTCAGTGCCGGTTGCCTGCGTGAGGTCGACATTCAGGGCGCGCGCGTCGCCGTGCGTCTGGAGTTGGGCTACGCCGCCGGCCTGTTCAAAAACGGTTGGGCACAGATGCTGCAGATGGCGCTGGAAAATCTCGATGCTGTCGACAGTGCGCGGGTGCAGGTCGACTGCGTAATCGACTCGCACCAGGGCCAGGCGCAGGTGCCGGCGCTGGCCGGGGTGAAGAACGTGATCGCCGTGGCCTCGGGCAAGGGCGGTGTGGGCAAGTCCACCACCGCCGCCAACCTGGCGTTGGCCCTGGCGCGTGAGGGTGCGCGAGTGGGCATTCTCGATGCCGATATCTATGGTCCCAGTCAGGGCATCATGTTCGGCGTCGCTGAAGGCACGCGCCCGCAGGTCAAGGATCAGAAGTGGTTTGTGCCGCTCGAAGCCCATGGCGTGCAGGTGATGTCCATGGCCTTTCTCACCGACGACAACACGCCGATGGTGTGGCGCGGGCCGATGGTCAGTGGTGCGCTGCTGCAATTGATCACCCAGACCGCCTGGAACGATCTCGATTATCTGGTAGTGGACATGCCGCCGGGTACCGGCGACATTCAGCTGACCTTGGCGCAGAAGGTGCCGGTGGCCGGCAGCGTGATCGTCACCACGCCGCAGGACCTGGCTCTGCTCGATGCGAAAAAAGGCGTGGAGATGTTCCGCAAGGTGCATATCCCGGTGCTGGGCGTGGTCGAGAACATGGCGGTGCACATCTGCTCCAACTGCGGCCATGCCGAACACCTGTTCGGCGAGGGCGGCGGTGAGAAGCTGGCGGCGCAGTACGGCGTCGAGCTGCTGGCCTCGCTGCCGCTGTCGATGGCCATCCGCATGCAGGCCGATGATGGCAAGCCGACCACCATTGCCGATCCGGAAAGCCAGATCGCCATGATCTATCAGGATTTGGCGCGCAAGGTCGGTGCGCGCATCGCCCAGGCTGGCAAGCCGGTCATGCCCAGTATCGAGATCAGTGAGGACTGA
- a CDS encoding RnfABCDGE type electron transport complex subunit D has product MALPRITSPHATGSNRTQQVMLQVLLATVPGILALTWLFGAGTLFNLLWASLCALSFEAALLAARKRPIAFFLKDYSALVTAVLLALALPPYSPWWLTLVACGFAIGFGKQLYGGLGQNPFNPAMVGYVVALISFPVEMTSWPAPHGVATLDGIQHILGIANLPDGWAQATALDALKVNKSLTIDELRASNAAFGHFGGAGSEAVNLAFLAGGLYLLHKRLITWHAPLGMLAALFVMSLLFWNGSGSDSNGSPLFHLLTGATMLGAFFIVTDPVSGATSNRGRLVFGIGVGVLVYVIRTWGGYPDAVAFAVLLMNLAAPTIDYYTRPRSYGHRKPNSGFKLGE; this is encoded by the coding sequence ATGGCCCTGCCCCGCATCACATCGCCCCACGCCACGGGCAGCAACCGTACCCAGCAGGTCATGTTGCAGGTGCTGCTGGCCACCGTGCCGGGCATTCTCGCCCTGACCTGGCTGTTCGGCGCCGGCACCCTGTTCAACCTGCTCTGGGCCAGCCTCTGCGCCCTAAGCTTCGAGGCTGCATTGCTGGCGGCACGTAAACGCCCGATCGCCTTCTTCCTCAAGGACTACAGCGCCCTGGTCACCGCCGTGCTGCTGGCCCTGGCCCTGCCGCCCTACTCGCCCTGGTGGCTGACACTGGTCGCCTGCGGCTTCGCCATCGGTTTCGGCAAACAACTCTACGGCGGCCTCGGGCAGAATCCGTTCAATCCGGCCATGGTCGGCTACGTGGTGGCGCTGATCTCGTTCCCGGTGGAAATGACCAGTTGGCCAGCACCGCACGGCGTCGCCACGCTGGACGGCATTCAGCACATCCTCGGCATCGCCAATCTCCCGGATGGCTGGGCCCAGGCCACCGCGCTGGATGCCCTGAAGGTGAACAAGAGCCTGACCATCGACGAGCTGCGCGCCAGCAATGCAGCCTTCGGTCACTTCGGCGGCGCCGGCAGCGAGGCGGTCAATCTGGCCTTCCTCGCTGGCGGCCTGTACCTGCTGCACAAGCGCCTGATCACCTGGCACGCGCCGCTGGGCATGCTCGCCGCGCTGTTCGTCATGAGCCTGCTGTTCTGGAACGGCAGCGGTTCGGACTCCAACGGCTCGCCGCTGTTCCACCTGCTCACCGGCGCGACCATGCTCGGCGCCTTCTTCATCGTCACCGACCCGGTCTCCGGCGCTACCAGCAATCGCGGACGCTTGGTGTTCGGCATCGGCGTCGGCGTGTTGGTCTACGTGATCCGCACTTGGGGCGGCTACCCGGATGCGGTGGCCTTCGCCGTGCTGCTGATGAACCTGGCGGCGCCGACCATCGACTACTACACCCGGCCGCGTAGCTACGGCCACCGCAAGCCCAACAGCGGCTTCAAGCTGGGAGAATGA
- the rsxG gene encoding electron transport complex subunit RsxG, with protein MLPEISRSMLKNALVLGLFAIGTVGSVALLQQGTAERIAKAEREAQVRALAEILPAGSYDNHLLDNRIELNAAELGHRSPQSAYLALKGDQPSALILPVTAPDGYSGAIHLLVGIFADGSLAGVRVLSHKETPGLGDKIELAKSDWVRSFEGKSLNDPNEDGWAVKKDRGEFDQFAGATITPRAVVKAVHGALRYFDTHRAQLLGLAEDEQ; from the coding sequence ATGCTGCCGGAAATCAGCCGCTCGATGCTGAAGAACGCCCTGGTGCTCGGCCTGTTCGCCATCGGCACCGTCGGCAGCGTGGCCCTGCTGCAACAGGGCACCGCCGAACGCATCGCCAAGGCCGAACGCGAAGCGCAGGTGCGCGCCCTGGCCGAGATTCTGCCAGCCGGCAGCTACGACAATCACCTGCTGGATAACCGCATCGAGCTCAACGCCGCCGAGCTGGGCCACCGCAGCCCGCAGTCGGCCTACCTGGCCTTGAAAGGCGACCAGCCCAGTGCGCTGATCCTGCCGGTGACCGCACCGGACGGCTACAGCGGTGCCATCCACCTGCTGGTGGGCATCTTCGCCGACGGCAGTCTGGCCGGCGTACGCGTGCTCAGCCATAAGGAAACACCGGGGCTGGGTGACAAGATCGAACTGGCCAAGAGCGACTGGGTGCGCAGCTTCGAGGGTAAATCCCTGAACGACCCCAATGAAGACGGCTGGGCGGTGAAGAAGGATCGTGGCGAGTTCGACCAGTTCGCCGGCGCCACCATCACCCCACGCGCCGTGGTTAAGGCCGTGCATGGCGCCCTGCGCTACTTCGACACGCACCGCGCCCAGTTGCTGGGTCTGGCGGAGGACGAGCAATGA
- the rsxB gene encoding electron transport complex subunit RsxB, with translation MSLVLVAVLALLALCLIAGAILGFAAVRFKVEGDPIAEQINALLPQTQCGQCGYPGCKPYAEAIAGGDKINKCPPGGEATIQALADLLDVDPEPLDAVEGEKPQMVAYIREAECIGCTKCIQACPVDAIVGAARQMHTVIASECTGCDLCVEPCPVDCIDMIEVGSTVQSWKWDKPLAPGQLIASDREQAA, from the coding sequence ATGAGCCTGGTGCTGGTCGCCGTCCTCGCCCTGCTCGCGCTGTGCCTGATCGCCGGTGCCATCCTCGGTTTTGCTGCCGTGCGCTTCAAGGTCGAGGGTGACCCCATTGCCGAACAGATCAACGCCTTGCTGCCGCAAACCCAGTGCGGCCAGTGCGGCTACCCCGGCTGCAAGCCCTACGCCGAGGCCATCGCTGGCGGTGACAAGATCAACAAGTGCCCGCCTGGTGGCGAGGCGACCATCCAGGCGCTGGCTGACCTGCTCGACGTCGACCCCGAGCCGCTGGACGCAGTGGAAGGCGAGAAGCCGCAGATGGTCGCCTATATCCGCGAAGCCGAATGCATCGGCTGCACCAAATGCATCCAGGCCTGCCCGGTAGACGCCATCGTCGGCGCGGCGCGGCAGATGCACACGGTGATCGCCAGCGAATGCACCGGCTGCGACCTGTGCGTCGAGCCCTGCCCGGTGGACTGCATCGACATGATCGAAGTCGGTAGCACCGTACAGAGCTGGAAATGGGACAAGCCGCTGGCGCCCGGCCAGTTGATCGCCAGTGACCGGGAGCAGGCGGCATGA
- the rsxC gene encoding electron transport complex subunit RsxC, with translation MSAQEKIWDIPGGIHPAERKELSNRTPIQQAPLPKRLLLPLVQHIGAAAEPCVAVGQRVCKGEKVANANGVVSVPLHAPTSGTVVFIGEQPYPHASGMLAPAIVIDSDGLDEWIELTPHPDYRSLEPGELLTLIREAGINGLGGAGFPTAVKLTARPTQKIHTLIINGTECEPYITADDLLMRERADELVSGIDILVQLIQPDQVLIGIEDNKPEAIAAVRAACAGHDYQVRVFPTKYPSGGEKQLIQILTGVEVPSGGLPADIGILCQNVGTCAAIHDAVLLGKPLISRITTLTGEALARPGNVEALIGTPVGELLAFAGLDTSKLNRLIMGGPMMGFTLPSLDVPLIKTSNCLLASTAAELPPPPPAMPCIRCGECAEACPASLLPQQLHFFALGQEHEQLKAHNLFDCIECGACAYVCPSSIPLVQYYRAAKAEIRELEQKQLKAEHSKQRFEQRQERLRRAEEQKEAERKARAEKAARAKAAQAEAPVAAAAPADETLKKLKIEASMAQVALKKAEKQLAAHDTPELQAQVAELRAAAEAAQKSLADAQATAPAPEPKPAGDEALKKAKIEAAMLKAQLRKLEKLESPDDEQQAELARLRQQLEEAEKALAYMESQTPAPAAKPAGDDALKKAKVELAMKRAELKKAEKAGADEAALQPLRAALAAAEQALHAAEAASGKPAPELVRTERPGVDEKFKALKTEVAFARAELRKLERDESAASEALEQARNRLAEAERKLAEYQP, from the coding sequence ATGAGCGCGCAGGAAAAGATCTGGGATATCCCCGGCGGCATCCACCCGGCCGAGCGCAAGGAACTGTCCAACCGCACGCCGATCCAGCAGGCGCCACTGCCCAAGCGTCTGCTGTTGCCACTCGTTCAGCATATTGGCGCCGCTGCCGAGCCCTGCGTTGCCGTCGGCCAGCGCGTGTGCAAGGGCGAGAAGGTCGCCAATGCCAACGGCGTAGTCAGCGTACCGTTGCATGCGCCGACGTCCGGCACTGTCGTCTTCATCGGTGAACAGCCCTACCCGCACGCCTCTGGCATGCTGGCGCCGGCCATCGTCATCGACAGCGACGGTCTGGACGAGTGGATCGAACTGACGCCACATCCTGACTACCGCAGCCTGGAGCCCGGCGAACTGCTGACGCTGATCCGCGAAGCCGGCATCAACGGCCTGGGCGGCGCCGGCTTCCCTACCGCGGTGAAACTGACTGCGCGGCCGACGCAGAAGATCCACACGCTGATCATCAACGGCACCGAGTGCGAGCCCTATATCACCGCTGACGACCTGCTGATGCGCGAGCGCGCCGACGAGCTGGTTTCCGGCATCGATATCCTGGTGCAGTTGATCCAGCCCGATCAGGTGCTGATCGGCATCGAGGACAACAAGCCCGAGGCCATCGCCGCCGTGCGCGCCGCCTGCGCCGGGCATGACTACCAGGTGCGGGTGTTCCCCACCAAGTACCCCTCCGGCGGCGAGAAGCAGCTGATTCAGATTCTCACCGGTGTCGAGGTTCCCTCGGGCGGGCTGCCGGCCGATATCGGCATCCTCTGCCAGAACGTCGGTACCTGCGCGGCCATCCACGACGCCGTGCTGTTGGGCAAGCCATTGATCTCACGCATTACCACGCTGACCGGCGAAGCGCTGGCGCGGCCCGGCAATGTCGAGGCGCTGATCGGCACACCGGTGGGCGAGCTGCTGGCGTTCGCCGGACTGGACACCAGCAAACTCAATCGCCTGATCATGGGCGGACCGATGATGGGCTTTACCCTGCCCTCGCTGGACGTGCCGCTGATCAAGACCAGCAACTGCCTGCTGGCCAGCACCGCTGCCGAGCTGCCGCCGCCACCGCCGGCCATGCCCTGCATCCGCTGTGGCGAATGCGCCGAGGCCTGTCCGGCCAGCCTGTTGCCGCAGCAACTGCACTTCTTCGCCCTCGGCCAGGAGCACGAACAGCTCAAGGCGCACAACCTGTTCGACTGCATCGAGTGCGGCGCCTGCGCCTACGTCTGCCCATCCAGCATTCCGCTGGTGCAGTACTACCGCGCGGCCAAGGCGGAAATTCGCGAGCTGGAACAGAAACAGCTTAAGGCCGAGCACTCCAAACAGCGCTTCGAGCAACGCCAGGAACGCCTGCGCCGCGCCGAGGAGCAGAAGGAAGCCGAGCGCAAGGCCCGTGCCGAGAAAGCCGCCCGCGCCAAGGCCGCACAAGCCGAAGCCCCCGTCGCAGCGGCGGCGCCAGCCGATGAAACGCTGAAGAAGCTCAAGATCGAAGCCAGCATGGCCCAGGTCGCACTGAAGAAGGCCGAGAAACAGCTGGCCGCCCACGACACGCCCGAACTGCAGGCACAGGTCGCCGAGCTGCGCGCCGCCGCCGAAGCGGCACAAAAGTCACTGGCCGATGCCCAGGCGACAGCACCGGCACCGGAGCCCAAACCTGCCGGTGACGAAGCGCTGAAAAAGGCCAAAATCGAAGCCGCCATGCTCAAGGCGCAACTGCGCAAGCTGGAAAAGCTCGAAAGCCCGGACGACGAGCAGCAAGCCGAACTCGCCCGCCTGCGTCAGCAGTTGGAAGAAGCCGAGAAAGCCCTGGCCTATATGGAAAGCCAGACACCAGCCCCCGCGGCCAAACCAGCCGGCGACGACGCCTTGAAAAAGGCCAAGGTCGAGTTGGCGATGAAACGCGCCGAGCTGAAGAAGGCCGAGAAAGCCGGCGCTGACGAAGCCGCCCTGCAGCCGCTGCGCGCCGCGCTGGCCGCCGCCGAACAGGCTCTGCATGCAGCCGAGGCGGCCTCGGGCAAGCCGGCGCCGGAGCTGGTGCGCACCGAACGCCCCGGCGTGGACGAAAAATTCAAGGCGCTGAAGACCGAGGTGGCCTTCGCCCGCGCCGAACTGCGCAAGCTGGAGCGTGACGAGAGCGCTGCTAGCGAGGCGCTGGAACAGGCGCGTAACCGCCTGGCCGAAGCCGAACGCAAGCTGGCCGAATACCAACCGTAA
- the metG gene encoding methionine--tRNA ligase: MTEARKILVTSALPYANGSIHLGHMLEYVQTDMWVRYQKLRGNQAIYVCADDAHGSAIMLRAEKEGITPEQLIANVQAEHTADFADFGVDFDNYHSTHSEENRELSASIYLALRDKGHIATRAVTQYFDPEKGMFLADRFIKGTCPKCAAEDQYGDNCEKCGATYAPTELKNPRSAISGAVPVLKESQHFFFKLPDFEAMLKQWTRSGALQDAVANKIAEWLDGGLQEWDISRDAPYFGFEIPGEPGKYFYVWLDAPIGYMASFKNLCSKRPELDFDAFWGKDSTAELYHFIGKDIVNFHALFWPAMLEGAGYRKPTAVNVHGYLTVNGQKMSKSRGTFIKARTYLDHLNPEYLRYYYASKLGRGVDDLDLNLEDFVQKVNSDLVGKVVNIASRCAGFIHKGNNGLLVAANPEPELWDAFQAAAPSIAEAYEARDFSRAMREIMALADRANAWIADKAPWALNKVEGKQAEVQAICALGINLFRQLVIMLKPVLPKLAAEAEAFLNVQPQTWADLALPLANHQLNPFNPLLTRIEPAKIEAMIEASKEDLAAEAPKPQGNGELAKDPLAAEINFDAFAAVDLRIALIEKCEFVEGADKLLRLSLDIGDEKRNVFSGIKSAYPDPSQLEGRLTLYVANLAPRKMKFGISEGMVLAAGPGGEEIYLLSPDSGAKPGQRVK, encoded by the coding sequence ATGACCGAAGCCCGCAAGATTCTCGTTACCAGCGCCCTCCCCTATGCCAACGGCTCCATCCACCTCGGCCACATGCTCGAGTACGTGCAGACCGATATGTGGGTGCGCTACCAGAAACTGCGTGGCAACCAGGCGATCTATGTCTGCGCCGACGATGCCCACGGCTCGGCGATCATGCTGCGCGCCGAGAAAGAAGGCATTACGCCGGAGCAGCTGATTGCCAACGTACAGGCCGAGCACACCGCCGATTTCGCCGATTTCGGCGTGGACTTCGACAATTACCACTCGACCCACTCCGAGGAAAACCGCGAGCTGTCCGCATCCATTTACCTGGCGCTGCGCGACAAGGGGCATATCGCCACCCGCGCGGTGACCCAGTATTTCGACCCTGAGAAGGGCATGTTCCTCGCCGACCGTTTCATCAAGGGCACCTGCCCGAAATGCGCGGCCGAAGACCAGTACGGCGATAACTGCGAGAAATGCGGCGCCACCTATGCACCGACCGAGCTGAAGAATCCGCGCTCGGCCATCTCCGGTGCTGTGCCGGTGCTCAAGGAATCGCAGCACTTCTTCTTCAAGCTGCCGGACTTCGAGGCCATGCTCAAGCAATGGACGCGCTCCGGTGCGTTGCAGGACGCAGTGGCCAACAAGATCGCCGAATGGCTCGATGGTGGCCTGCAGGAGTGGGACATCAGCCGCGATGCGCCCTACTTCGGCTTCGAGATTCCCGGCGAGCCAGGCAAATACTTCTACGTCTGGCTGGACGCGCCGATCGGCTACATGGCCAGCTTCAAGAACCTCTGCAGCAAACGCCCGGAGCTGGATTTCGATGCATTCTGGGGCAAGGACTCCACTGCCGAGCTGTACCACTTCATCGGCAAGGACATCGTCAATTTCCACGCTCTGTTCTGGCCGGCCATGCTCGAAGGCGCGGGCTACCGCAAGCCGACCGCCGTCAATGTGCACGGCTATCTGACGGTCAACGGCCAGAAGATGTCCAAGTCGCGCGGCACCTTCATCAAGGCGCGTACCTACCTCGATCACCTGAACCCGGAATACCTGCGCTACTACTACGCCTCCAAGCTGGGCCGTGGCGTGGACGATCTGGACCTGAACCTCGAAGACTTCGTGCAGAAGGTCAACTCCGACCTGGTCGGCAAGGTGGTCAACATCGCCAGCCGCTGCGCGGGTTTCATCCACAAGGGCAACAATGGCCTGCTGGTTGCGGCCAACCCGGAACCGGAGCTGTGGGACGCCTTCCAGGCCGCTGCACCGAGCATTGCCGAGGCTTACGAGGCGCGCGACTTCTCCCGCGCCATGCGCGAGATCATGGCCCTGGCCGACCGCGCCAACGCCTGGATCGCCGACAAGGCGCCCTGGGCGCTGAACAAGGTCGAGGGCAAGCAGGCCGAAGTGCAGGCTATCTGCGCCCTGGGTATCAATCTGTTCCGCCAGTTGGTGATCATGTTAAAACCCGTGCTGCCGAAGCTGGCCGCCGAGGCCGAAGCCTTCCTCAACGTGCAGCCGCAAACCTGGGCCGACCTGGCACTGCCACTGGCCAACCATCAGTTGAACCCGTTCAACCCGCTGCTAACCCGCATCGAGCCGGCCAAAATCGAAGCCATGATCGAAGCCTCCAAGGAAGACCTGGCCGCCGAAGCGCCCAAGCCTCAAGGCAACGGTGAACTGGCCAAGGATCCGCTGGCTGCCGAGATCAACTTCGACGCCTTCGCCGCCGTCGACCTGCGTATCGCCCTGATCGAGAAGTGCGAGTTCGTCGAAGGCGCCGACAAGCTGCTGCGCCTGTCGCTGGACATCGGCGACGAGAAGCGCAACGTGTTCTCCGGCATCAAGTCCGCCTACCCGGACCCGAGCCAGCTGGAAGGTCGCCTGACCCTGTACGTCGCCAATCTGGCGCCGCGCAAGATGAAGTTCGGCATCAGCGAAGGCATGGTCCTGGCGGCCGGCCCCGGTGGTGAGGAAATCTACCTGCTCAGCCCGGACAGCGGCGCCAAACCGGGTCAGCGCGTCAAGTAA
- a CDS encoding PA3496 family putative envelope integrity protein, with translation MSTDKEDLELDEDFVADDADDAEPAVEVAKTNLTKRRIIDNFLEERRLHKQLAEYDFDI, from the coding sequence ATGAGCACAGACAAAGAAGACCTCGAGCTGGACGAAGACTTTGTCGCAGACGATGCAGACGATGCCGAGCCTGCGGTAGAAGTCGCCAAGACCAACCTGACCAAGCGCCGCATCATCGACAACTTCCTCGAAGAACGCCGCCTGCACAAACAGCTGGCCGAATACGACTTCGACATCTGA
- a CDS encoding cold-shock protein has translation MSNRQTGTVKWFNDEKGYGFITPQSGDDLFVHFKAIQSDGFKSLKEGQQVSFVATRGQKGMQAEEVQVI, from the coding sequence ATGTCCAATCGTCAGACTGGCACCGTTAAGTGGTTCAACGATGAGAAAGGCTACGGCTTCATCACCCCGCAATCCGGTGACGACCTCTTCGTACACTTCAAAGCCATCCAGAGCGATGGTTTCAAGAGCCTGAAAGAAGGCCAGCAAGTTTCCTTCGTGGCCACCCGTGGTCAGAAAGGCATGCAGGCTGAGGAAGTTCAGGTTATCTAA
- the nth gene encoding endonuclease III, with protein MNAAKRLEIFRRLHEDNPEPKTELAYSTPFELLVAVTLSAQATDVSVNKATAKLFPVANTPEAIYALGVEGLSEYIKTIGLYNSKAKNVIETCRILIEKHGSQVPDNREDLEALPGVGRKTANVVLNTAFRQLAMAVDTHIFRVSNRTGIAPGKNVVEVEKKLLKFVPKDYLLDAHHWLILHGRYVCTARKPRCGACRIEDLCEYKAKTSDD; from the coding sequence ATGAACGCCGCCAAACGCCTGGAAATCTTCCGTCGCCTGCACGAGGACAACCCCGAGCCGAAGACCGAGCTGGCCTACAGCACGCCCTTCGAGCTGCTGGTGGCGGTGACGCTCTCGGCCCAGGCCACCGACGTCAGCGTCAACAAAGCCACGGCCAAGCTGTTCCCGGTAGCCAATACGCCGGAGGCCATCTACGCCCTCGGCGTCGAGGGTTTGAGCGAATACATCAAGACCATCGGCCTGTACAACAGCAAGGCGAAGAACGTCATCGAGACCTGCCGCATCCTCATCGAGAAGCACGGCAGCCAGGTGCCGGACAACCGCGAAGACCTCGAAGCCCTGCCCGGCGTCGGCCGCAAGACCGCCAACGTGGTGCTCAACACCGCCTTTCGCCAGCTGGCCATGGCTGTGGACACGCACATCTTCCGCGTCAGCAACCGCACCGGCATCGCCCCCGGCAAGAACGTGGTCGAGGTGGAGAAGAAGCTGCTCAAGTTCGTGCCCAAGGATTATCTGCTCGACGCCCACCACTGGCTGATCCTGCACGGGCGCTACGTCTGTACCGCACGCAAACCGCGCTGTGGCGCCTGCCGCATCGAAGATCTGTGCGAGTACAAGGCGAAAACTTCCGACGATTGA